A region from the Pseudomonas sp. KU26590 genome encodes:
- a CDS encoding non-ribosomal peptide synthetase — protein MKRLEIVLIGHSQAMSELSAELDAHGHLIHHLRDEGTLELSAPQNASILIEDGTLDLPDAGLGALKTAVHLGLRVGLTPVSDRALPELEILCWLGTATAQRLIVRYAVAATLSGNGRVLRDTAVATMVDNVAMLISRFSRDTRYFARAERVDPPHSERQESLLRLDRLAFEHCFNFTAAPELLRVAEQTLVARLDRSFSEFAGRTALSIDGERISYDQLRAHSVAIQTQIQAMLPHTSTEPLVIGICMPKSAALFAGILAILGHGAVYLPLDPSQPLQRQQFILENAQATLLLHDGSHPLAGVAVPGLDISHIKIVPTARSLMRYGPEADAPCMALYTSGTTGHPKGVMLSQRNLSHFTAWYAHSVELSEHSRVLQFSTLSFDSSVIDIFPTLLSGAELIVANDDQRRDPLQLFELLDQNLSHAFLPPALLSILPIDRPLKLKHLCTGGDVCEPYVIERLAAQCHFHNLYGPTEATVLITAGRFQPGGSNRNLGRPIANSQVLILDEDMQPVADQTPGELYIVGPGVCLGYINNPALTDERYVHVALGDGQSVRAYRTGDIGKWTNDGIELSGRRDNQVKIRGFRVEPEEIEHCLRDSQLYRQVAVVIDDQRRILAFLAQPHGVEPDAARHLLKDHVAALLPDYMRPTAYTELASMPFASNGKVDRKALLLLPVNMLEQAPRRLPDTENEIMLLALWADLLELPPGEISTDESFFNLGGHSILLSQMLLGIRERFGRSIPINRFIEAPTLTNLASLLDSDGTTSWTVSPKAFMDASAPFELPVLPVERMGDVHKVIVTGANGFLGVHIVEALLAWGATEVACLVRESAGMTAQDRFVLALRENRLEHLDLARVRVYAADITRPQLGLSSEVYERLDREFGALVHNAANVNHVQDYETLAKDNVEPIFECLKLCEGRSKKVFNFVSTLSASSAVGADGRVLEAPAAETPPIYLKNGYNLSKWVAERILQRARERGAWVNIYRPGNIAFNSATGVCQPHKNRLMLMLKGSMQLGQVPDFSMSFDLMPVDFLARFIGFHASRYQPAHAVFNLHNPEPLSWSNYVSAFREAGSDFEMVSVSEWQTQLNRVDSKNALFGVLGFYLDGFEEDIGDISMIAYQNAHAGVQQMGACYPSKTPALLRKGCDYLKEIAFI, from the coding sequence ATGAAGCGCCTGGAGATTGTGCTCATCGGCCATAGCCAGGCGATGAGTGAGCTGAGTGCAGAACTCGACGCCCACGGGCATCTGATCCATCACCTGCGCGATGAGGGCACGCTGGAGCTGAGCGCGCCGCAGAACGCATCTATCCTCATCGAGGACGGCACGCTGGACCTGCCCGACGCAGGATTGGGCGCGCTCAAGACAGCCGTGCATCTTGGCCTCCGGGTAGGACTTACACCGGTGAGCGATCGGGCACTGCCTGAGCTGGAAATATTGTGCTGGCTTGGAACGGCTACGGCGCAGCGCTTGATCGTACGCTACGCCGTGGCTGCCACGCTGTCCGGCAACGGACGCGTGCTGAGGGACACTGCGGTCGCAACGATGGTCGACAACGTCGCGATGCTGATCAGCCGGTTCTCGCGTGATACCCGATATTTCGCGCGCGCCGAGCGCGTTGACCCACCGCACAGTGAGCGCCAGGAGAGCTTGCTACGGCTGGACCGACTGGCCTTCGAGCACTGCTTCAACTTCACCGCGGCCCCGGAATTGCTGCGTGTTGCCGAGCAGACGCTTGTCGCACGCCTGGATCGGAGCTTTAGCGAATTCGCCGGGCGCACGGCGCTGAGTATCGACGGCGAGCGCATCAGTTATGACCAGCTGCGCGCGCACAGCGTCGCGATCCAGACGCAGATACAGGCCATGCTGCCGCACACATCAACTGAACCGTTGGTGATTGGCATTTGTATGCCGAAATCTGCGGCGCTGTTCGCCGGCATCCTCGCCATTTTGGGCCACGGAGCGGTGTACCTGCCCCTGGACCCCAGCCAGCCTCTTCAGCGTCAGCAGTTCATCCTCGAAAATGCACAAGCCACGTTACTGCTGCATGATGGCAGCCACCCACTGGCGGGCGTGGCTGTGCCGGGGCTGGACATCAGTCACATCAAGATCGTGCCGACGGCGCGGTCGTTGATGCGCTATGGCCCGGAGGCCGACGCGCCGTGCATGGCGCTGTACACCTCGGGTACGACCGGACACCCGAAAGGCGTGATGCTCAGTCAGCGCAACCTGAGCCATTTCACGGCCTGGTATGCACACTCTGTCGAGCTCTCCGAACACAGCCGTGTGCTGCAGTTCTCGACGCTGAGTTTCGATTCATCGGTCATCGACATATTCCCCACCCTGCTCAGCGGCGCTGAACTGATCGTGGCGAACGACGATCAGCGTCGTGATCCGCTGCAGCTGTTCGAGCTGCTGGATCAGAATCTCAGCCACGCGTTTCTGCCGCCCGCCTTGTTGAGCATCCTGCCGATTGATCGACCGCTGAAGCTCAAGCACTTGTGCACGGGCGGTGATGTCTGCGAGCCCTACGTGATTGAACGCCTGGCAGCGCAATGTCACTTCCACAACCTGTACGGCCCGACTGAGGCCACGGTGCTGATCACAGCCGGCCGGTTTCAACCCGGCGGCAGCAACCGCAACCTGGGTCGCCCGATCGCTAACAGCCAGGTCCTGATTCTCGACGAGGACATGCAGCCCGTCGCGGACCAGACCCCCGGCGAGCTCTACATCGTCGGTCCGGGCGTGTGCCTGGGTTACATCAACAACCCTGCCCTCACCGATGAGCGCTATGTGCATGTCGCGCTGGGTGATGGCCAAAGCGTTCGGGCCTACCGAACCGGGGACATCGGTAAATGGACGAACGATGGTATCGAGCTTTCCGGACGGCGTGACAACCAGGTGAAGATCCGGGGATTCAGGGTGGAGCCAGAGGAGATCGAACACTGCCTGCGCGACAGCCAGCTGTACCGCCAAGTCGCGGTGGTGATTGACGACCAGCGACGCATCCTGGCTTTTCTGGCGCAACCGCACGGCGTAGAACCAGACGCCGCTCGGCATTTGCTCAAGGACCATGTCGCAGCGTTGCTGCCCGACTATATGCGGCCGACCGCCTACACGGAGTTGGCGAGCATGCCGTTTGCCAGCAACGGCAAGGTCGATCGCAAGGCGCTGTTGCTGCTGCCCGTGAATATGCTGGAGCAAGCCCCACGTCGCTTGCCCGACACCGAAAACGAGATAATGCTCCTTGCGCTGTGGGCGGATCTGCTGGAACTTCCGCCCGGCGAAATATCAACCGACGAGAGCTTTTTCAATTTGGGTGGCCACTCGATTCTGCTCTCGCAGATGCTGCTGGGGATTCGCGAACGGTTCGGCCGCAGCATACCGATCAATCGGTTCATCGAGGCGCCAACGCTGACCAATCTGGCGTCACTGCTCGACAGCGACGGCACAACCTCATGGACCGTCAGCCCGAAAGCATTCATGGATGCTTCGGCGCCCTTTGAGCTGCCGGTACTGCCTGTGGAGCGCATGGGCGACGTACATAAAGTCATCGTCACTGGCGCCAACGGGTTTCTCGGCGTTCACATCGTCGAAGCGCTGTTGGCGTGGGGCGCAACTGAGGTTGCCTGTCTGGTTCGTGAAAGCGCAGGGATGACGGCGCAAGACCGCTTTGTCCTGGCACTGCGGGAAAACCGTCTTGAGCATCTGGATCTGGCGCGGGTGCGGGTTTACGCCGCCGACATCACACGGCCACAGCTGGGGTTGAGCAGCGAAGTGTATGAGCGGCTTGATCGCGAGTTTGGCGCGCTGGTGCACAACGCTGCCAACGTCAACCACGTCCAGGATTACGAGACGCTGGCCAAGGATAACGTTGAGCCGATCTTCGAATGCCTGAAGCTGTGTGAAGGGCGCAGCAAGAAAGTGTTCAACTTTGTGTCGACGCTTTCTGCCTCGAGCGCTGTTGGGGCTGATGGTCGCGTCCTCGAAGCTCCCGCTGCCGAGACACCGCCGATCTATCTCAAGAACGGCTACAACCTCTCCAAGTGGGTCGCCGAGCGGATCCTGCAGCGAGCCCGTGAGCGAGGCGCGTGGGTGAACATCTATCGACCCGGCAATATTGCATTCAACAGCGCGACCGGTGTCTGCCAGCCGCACAAAAACCGCCTGATGCTGATGCTCAAGGGTTCGATGCAACTGGGCCAGGTGCCGGACTTCTCCATGAGTTTCGACTTGATGCCTGTCGACTTCCTCGCCCGATTCATCGGCTTTCATGCCAGTCGTTACCAGCCAGCTCACGCAGTCTTCAACCTTCACAACCCGGAGCCGTTGAGCTGGAGCAATTACGTCAGCGCGTTCCGTGAAGCGGGCAGTGATTTCGAGATGGTCAGCGTCAGTGAGTGGCAAACCCAGTTGAATCGGGTGGACAGCAAAAACGCTTTGTTCGGCGTGCTCGGCTTTTATCTCGACGGATTTGAGGAGGACATCGGAGACATATCAATGATCGCCTACCAGAACGCCCATGCGGGTGTTCAACAGATGGGCGCGTGCTACCCCTCGAAAACCCCGGCGCTGCTGCGCAAAGGCTGCGACTACCTGAAAGAGATTGCCTTCATCTGA
- a CDS encoding diiron oxygenase, with protein MKAEDYLSFVDAWEGRATIRTRPRRIVENDEKLIYPLSRQPLVLSETFTRECAHLRDLALVQSLYKFINDVVIFETEIVDKTARSIAKDNFAIRFPFACRYDAMTVVVDEDYHALVAMDFMQQTIALTGIQPIPLPQEIELSRAIPAALALAPDHLRSAVELICVAIAENTVTNDVAAFAKDDTVKQSIKGLMADHLLDEGRHSGFWARLVRIYWHAAPEQDRQLIAQILPVFIAQYLTNDIQKSFDFVLIDSLPVAEPIKQALKEETQAMCFPINRHHPLVGNIMRFFTSSSMLDSTCVQHALADYLPAGGLL; from the coding sequence ATGAAGGCCGAAGACTACTTGTCATTCGTCGATGCCTGGGAAGGCCGCGCGACGATTCGGACACGCCCGCGCCGCATTGTCGAAAATGACGAAAAACTGATCTACCCGCTGAGCCGCCAGCCACTGGTGCTGAGCGAGACGTTCACCCGCGAATGCGCCCATCTGCGCGATCTGGCGCTGGTACAGAGCCTGTACAAGTTCATCAACGACGTGGTGATTTTCGAGACCGAAATCGTCGACAAGACCGCACGAAGCATCGCCAAGGACAATTTCGCAATCCGCTTTCCCTTTGCTTGCCGCTACGACGCCATGACTGTGGTCGTCGACGAGGATTACCACGCTCTGGTGGCGATGGATTTCATGCAGCAAACCATCGCACTCACTGGCATCCAGCCAATCCCGTTGCCACAGGAAATCGAACTCAGTCGAGCCATCCCCGCCGCTCTGGCCCTCGCGCCGGACCACTTGCGCAGCGCGGTCGAGCTCATCTGCGTGGCGATTGCCGAGAACACCGTGACCAACGATGTGGCTGCGTTCGCCAAGGACGACACGGTGAAGCAGTCCATCAAAGGCCTCATGGCGGACCACCTGCTAGATGAAGGACGGCATTCCGGTTTCTGGGCGCGCCTGGTCAGAATCTACTGGCACGCAGCGCCCGAACAGGACAGGCAGCTCATCGCGCAGATCCTGCCCGTATTCATTGCTCAATATTTGACCAATGACATCCAGAAGTCCTTTGATTTCGTTCTGATCGACAGCTTGCCCGTCGCGGAACCGATCAAACAGGCGCTCAAGGAAGAGACGCAGGCGATGTGCTTCCCGATCAACCGCCACCATCCGCTGGTGGGCAACATCATGCGTTTCTTCACCTCCAGCTCGATGCTCGATTCCACCTGCGTTCAGCACGCCCTTGCCGACTATCTACCGGCCGGAGGCTTGCTATGA
- a CDS encoding DUF3050 domain-containing protein: MDILKQQLIAKKSELSTHPVFSEIDSLHALQRFMEVHVFAVWDFMSLTKRLQQELTCTRLPWLPPRDPKAARLINEIVLGEESDDRPGRRDHYSHFELYLDAMREIGASTARIEHFVELLREGIHYKTALDSVGAGRAATHFVRDTLDIALNAPAHCVAAAFLHGRESVIPQMFQRILDDWGITADKAPTFRYYLERHIEVDSEDHGPAAESLLTRLVAGNEQHQREVYAAAITAVESRIALWDALRVTMRETAREVSA, translated from the coding sequence ATGGATATTCTGAAACAGCAACTTATCGCGAAGAAATCAGAACTCAGCACGCACCCTGTTTTTTCCGAAATCGATTCACTGCACGCCTTGCAGCGGTTCATGGAGGTGCATGTGTTCGCGGTCTGGGACTTCATGTCACTGACCAAACGGCTGCAGCAGGAACTCACGTGCACCCGACTCCCCTGGCTGCCGCCGCGAGACCCGAAGGCAGCGCGGCTCATCAACGAGATTGTGTTGGGTGAGGAGTCGGATGATCGGCCAGGGCGCCGAGATCATTACAGCCACTTCGAACTGTACCTGGACGCCATGCGAGAAATCGGCGCAAGCACGGCACGCATCGAGCATTTCGTCGAACTGTTGCGCGAAGGCATCCACTACAAAACCGCGCTCGACAGCGTTGGCGCTGGCCGAGCGGCCACGCACTTCGTCCGTGACACCCTCGACATTGCTTTGAATGCGCCCGCGCATTGCGTGGCTGCGGCGTTCCTGCACGGTCGCGAGAGTGTCATCCCGCAGATGTTCCAGCGGATTCTCGACGACTGGGGCATCACGGCCGACAAGGCACCAACCTTTCGCTACTACCTGGAACGCCACATCGAAGTGGACTCCGAAGACCACGGCCCGGCTGCAGAATCGTTGCTGACCAGGCTAGTCGCGGGCAATGAACAGCACCAGCGCGAGGTCTATGCCGCGGCCATCACCGCAGTCGAGAGCCGCATTGCGCTGTGGGACGCCCTTCGCGTGACCATGCGCGAGACCGCGCGGGAAGTCAGCGCATGA
- a CDS encoding thioesterase II family protein translates to MQAEKNKWLMVVNSGQPVRTRLICFPHVGGDPEHFRDWSEGLADHIELVTLRLPGHGSRLKETPYDQWAPLLQDTFLALQPYLSEPHAFYGHSFGGRVAYEMARLTQAHYPNLTRHLFISGCRSPDSRQPWPYLHTLPQDDFIQALIRLGVLPNTFPQDKKRLKLLEPVVRSDVKLSEIWSHRADEGLDIPLTGLYGSDDPVATAASMMRWREFTRREFELIEVRGTHDFLSSQRDRLLHIINTHLGLLGG, encoded by the coding sequence GTGCAAGCCGAAAAGAACAAATGGCTGATGGTAGTCAATTCCGGACAACCCGTCAGAACACGCCTGATTTGCTTTCCTCACGTAGGAGGCGATCCGGAGCACTTTCGTGACTGGTCCGAAGGCCTTGCCGATCATATCGAGCTGGTGACATTGCGCTTGCCCGGCCACGGCAGCCGGCTCAAGGAAACGCCTTACGATCAGTGGGCGCCCTTGCTGCAAGACACCTTCCTCGCGTTGCAGCCGTATCTGAGCGAACCCCATGCATTTTACGGCCACAGCTTCGGCGGTCGGGTCGCTTATGAAATGGCCAGGCTGACGCAGGCGCATTACCCGAACCTGACACGCCACCTGTTCATTTCTGGCTGCCGCAGCCCTGACAGCCGACAGCCCTGGCCGTATTTGCACACGCTGCCGCAGGACGACTTCATTCAAGCGCTGATCAGGTTGGGCGTGCTCCCGAACACGTTCCCGCAGGATAAGAAACGCCTGAAGCTGCTGGAGCCTGTCGTGCGTAGCGACGTAAAGCTGTCGGAGATCTGGTCACATCGTGCGGACGAGGGCCTCGATATTCCGCTAACCGGTCTGTATGGCAGCGATGATCCGGTGGCTACCGCCGCCAGCATGATGAGATGGCGAGAGTTCACACGTCGCGAGTTCGAACTGATCGAAGTGCGCGGCACCCATGACTTTCTCAGCTCGCAACGCGACCGCCTGCTGCACATCATCAACACGCACCTCGGCTTGCTGGGCGGCTGA
- a CDS encoding GntR family transcriptional regulator has protein sequence MRRTEKEQFLRETLGDEQPPAHMARAVIEEKLRNAILEGRLPAGIALRQQELATLFGVSRMPVREALRQLEAQSLLRVETHKGAVVAPLINEDATDAYALRILLESEALRQSIPLLTAEDINMARGYIEQLEVETDYSIMGTLNRQFHMALYSKAHNKRLLKLVEDGLNEEERFLRFNLKQMNLGKVSQHDHLELLEMAGAGDVNATVEALAHHLNRGVEAINAYLSARKAEEAQPAAASRKRAVTQ, from the coding sequence ATGCGCAGGACTGAGAAAGAGCAATTTCTGCGGGAAACCCTGGGTGATGAGCAGCCGCCTGCGCATATGGCGCGTGCCGTCATCGAAGAAAAACTGCGCAATGCCATCCTTGAAGGACGCCTCCCGGCAGGCATCGCCCTACGGCAGCAAGAGCTGGCGACGCTGTTCGGTGTCAGCCGCATGCCTGTTCGCGAAGCACTGCGTCAGCTGGAAGCTCAATCGTTGTTGCGCGTCGAGACCCACAAAGGTGCGGTCGTTGCCCCCTTGATCAACGAGGATGCTACGGATGCCTACGCGTTGCGCATCCTGCTGGAGTCCGAGGCCCTGCGACAGTCGATCCCGCTGCTGACCGCCGAAGACATCAACATGGCGCGTGGGTACATCGAACAGCTTGAGGTCGAAACCGACTACAGCATCATGGGCACGCTCAACCGCCAGTTCCACATGGCGCTGTATTCGAAGGCCCACAACAAGCGCCTGCTCAAATTGGTCGAGGACGGTTTGAACGAGGAAGAGCGCTTCTTGCGTTTCAATCTCAAGCAAATGAACCTGGGCAAGGTGTCCCAACACGACCACCTTGAATTGCTGGAGATGGCCGGTGCCGGTGATGTAAACGCCACGGTCGAGGCGCTGGCTCACCACTTGAATCGTGGTGTTGAAGCCATCAATGCCTACTTGAGCGCCCGTAAGGCGGAAGAGGCACAACCTGCGGCGGCCTCACGGAAACGCGCTGTCACCCAGTGA
- a CDS encoding aldo/keto reductase, whose protein sequence is MKYRTLGQSGLQVSTLTLGSMMFGVQTGTEESLRIIDKAWDEGVNFIDTANVYNAGRSEEIVGEAIAKRRSEWVLATKVGSTSGNTAPNSSGLNRKHIFNEIESSLRRLDTDYIDIHYLHKEDHNTPLEVTVSAIGDLIREGKIRYWGVSNFRGWRIAEVVNVAQRLGVDKPVISQPLYNIVNRQAELEQITAAKFYGLGVVPYSPLARGVLSGKYAPDVTPDSSTRAGRQDKRILETEWRSESLHIAQKLQAYTQAKGVGLVEFAIAWVLNNQAVTSAIVGPRTEDQWDSYTKALSVNISAEDEAFIDSLVTPGHASTPGFNDVQHFVTGRYI, encoded by the coding sequence ATGAAATACCGCACCCTTGGCCAATCCGGCCTCCAGGTTTCAACGCTGACGCTGGGCTCGATGATGTTCGGCGTGCAGACGGGCACCGAAGAATCCCTGCGCATCATCGACAAGGCCTGGGATGAAGGAGTCAACTTCATCGACACCGCCAACGTTTACAACGCCGGCCGGTCTGAGGAGATCGTCGGCGAAGCCATTGCCAAACGGCGTAGCGAGTGGGTCCTGGCCACAAAAGTCGGCAGCACCTCGGGCAATACCGCACCGAACTCCAGCGGCCTGAATCGCAAGCATATTTTCAATGAAATTGAATCCAGCCTGCGACGTCTCGACACCGATTACATCGATATCCATTACCTGCACAAGGAAGACCACAACACGCCACTCGAAGTGACCGTATCTGCCATCGGCGATCTGATCCGCGAGGGCAAGATCCGTTACTGGGGCGTGTCGAACTTCCGGGGCTGGCGTATCGCCGAAGTGGTCAACGTCGCTCAGCGCCTGGGCGTCGACAAACCGGTGATCAGCCAGCCGCTGTACAACATCGTCAACCGTCAGGCCGAGCTGGAACAGATCACTGCGGCGAAGTTCTACGGCTTGGGTGTCGTGCCCTACAGCCCGCTGGCGCGCGGCGTGTTGAGTGGCAAGTACGCCCCCGACGTGACACCGGACAGTAGCACCCGCGCCGGCCGTCAGGACAAACGCATTCTGGAAACCGAATGGCGCAGCGAGTCCTTGCACATCGCCCAGAAACTGCAGGCTTATACCCAGGCCAAAGGCGTAGGTCTGGTGGAGTTCGCTATCGCGTGGGTGCTGAATAACCAGGCCGTGACCTCTGCGATTGTCGGGCCGCGCACCGAGGACCAATGGGACAGCTACACCAAAGCGCTCAGCGTGAACATCAGTGCCGAGGATGAAGCGTTTATTGACTCCCTCGTGACACCCGGGCATGCGTCAACGCCGGGGTTCAACGATGTGCAGCATTTCGTGACAGGCCGGTATATCTGA
- a CDS encoding MFS transporter codes for MPTYSLVIRRLMICSLTIVMSRAMTSPLLSLFLSTRLGLNQQDVGLLMGIAVFIATLLGLYGGYVIDRLEKRKLLIMAMLSSAVGFALLTFAHNVYLTTLTLVITETASALFLIGSKAIISENLPIGQRAKVFSLRYTLTNIGYATGPMLGVVIAGHLPLAPFFIASAIAFCSLFLMLGIPRALADTEHPPRSFLDTLITLKNDRTLILFTGGSLLSTIVHGRYTLYLSQFLLVTHTAEQALKILSAVLACNAVTVILMQYQIGRFLKREQLPYWICLGTALFAIGLIGFSFSHTTLAWCAAMFVFTLGEMIIYPAEYLFVDTIAPDHLRGSYLGAQNLAAFGGALSPVICGYLLINSPAPTMFYVLACLTAIGGTLCFLAGRHAKLAHADISL; via the coding sequence GTGCCCACCTACTCCCTCGTCATCCGCCGCCTGATGATCTGCTCGCTGACCATCGTCATGAGCCGGGCGATGACCAGCCCTTTGCTGTCGCTGTTCCTGAGCACAAGACTGGGGCTTAACCAGCAAGACGTCGGGCTGTTGATGGGCATCGCCGTGTTCATCGCCACGCTCTTGGGGCTGTACGGTGGCTACGTCATTGACCGGCTGGAAAAGCGCAAATTACTTATCATGGCGATGCTGTCCAGTGCCGTCGGCTTCGCGCTGCTGACCTTCGCCCACAACGTCTATCTGACGACCCTCACGCTGGTCATCACTGAGACGGCGTCGGCGCTGTTTTTGATCGGCTCCAAAGCAATCATCAGCGAAAACCTGCCCATCGGTCAGCGTGCGAAGGTTTTTTCGCTGCGCTATACACTCACCAACATTGGCTACGCCACAGGCCCGATGCTCGGCGTGGTCATTGCCGGGCACCTGCCACTGGCGCCGTTTTTCATCGCCAGCGCCATCGCGTTCTGCAGTCTCTTCTTGATGCTCGGCATCCCGCGCGCACTCGCTGATACCGAACACCCACCGCGCAGCTTTCTCGACACCCTGATCACGCTGAAAAATGACCGCACGCTGATTCTGTTCACGGGCGGCAGCTTGCTCAGCACCATCGTGCATGGCCGGTATACGTTGTACCTGTCGCAGTTTCTGTTGGTCACGCACACGGCGGAACAGGCGCTGAAAATCCTCTCCGCCGTGCTGGCGTGCAACGCGGTGACGGTGATCCTGATGCAGTACCAGATCGGCCGTTTTCTCAAGCGCGAGCAGTTGCCGTACTGGATCTGCCTCGGCACAGCGTTGTTCGCGATAGGCCTCATCGGCTTCAGTTTTTCCCACACGACCCTGGCCTGGTGCGCCGCGATGTTCGTGTTTACGCTGGGCGAAATGATCATCTACCCCGCTGAATACCTGTTCGTCGATACCATCGCCCCCGATCACCTGCGGGGCAGTTACTTGGGTGCGCAGAATCTGGCGGCCTTCGGCGGAGCGTTGAGCCCGGTGATTTGCGGCTATCTATTGATCAATAGCCCCGCGCCGACCATGTTTTATGTCCTCGCTTGCCTGACCGCCATAGGCGGCACATTGTGCTTTCTGGCCGGACGACACGCGAAGCTCGCTCACGCTGACATCTCCCTCTGA
- a CDS encoding ABC transporter substrate-binding protein — MKKIFIPSLLAGLMASAPVFAALPASLKDKGEISAAIVPNYPPMDFKDTSTNTLTGLDVDLGNALAERLGVKIKWQETAFEQMVSGLVTKRFDIILSGMTDTAERQKSVTFIDYFASGPQLYTLTKNADLNEPADLCGKKVGTSRRTTWPAEIAGWSKENCEAKGKPAIIVSGSEGSADARAQLRQGRLDAAMQGSETIPYLMSQEKDTYKPLGLAISKQFTGLGVSKSNPELAAAIAEAMQAMVDDGTYGKILKKWELEQGAVTKVGMNQGK, encoded by the coding sequence ATGAAAAAGATCTTCATCCCCAGCTTGCTCGCCGGACTGATGGCGTCCGCGCCGGTGTTCGCCGCGCTGCCCGCAAGCCTGAAGGACAAGGGCGAAATCAGTGCCGCCATCGTGCCGAATTACCCGCCGATGGATTTCAAAGACACCAGCACCAACACCCTGACCGGCCTGGATGTGGATCTCGGCAACGCCCTGGCCGAGCGCCTTGGCGTCAAGATCAAATGGCAGGAGACCGCCTTCGAGCAAATGGTCAGCGGCCTGGTCACCAAGCGCTTCGATATCATTCTGTCGGGCATGACCGACACGGCCGAGCGGCAGAAGTCGGTGACGTTCATCGACTACTTCGCCAGCGGGCCGCAGCTGTACACGCTGACCAAAAACGCTGACCTCAATGAGCCCGCCGATTTGTGCGGCAAGAAAGTCGGCACCAGTCGCCGCACCACCTGGCCTGCGGAAATTGCTGGCTGGAGCAAGGAAAACTGCGAAGCGAAAGGCAAGCCGGCGATCATCGTCAGTGGCTCCGAAGGCTCGGCCGATGCACGCGCACAACTGCGTCAGGGCAGGCTCGACGCCGCGATGCAGGGCAGCGAAACCATTCCATACCTGATGTCCCAGGAGAAGGACACCTACAAGCCCCTCGGCCTGGCGATCTCCAAGCAGTTCACCGGCCTGGGCGTCAGCAAGTCCAACCCCGAACTGGCGGCCGCCATTGCCGAAGCGATGCAGGCCATGGTCGACGACGGCACCTATGGCAAGATTCTCAAGAAGTGGGAGCTGGAGCAGGGTGCGGTGACCAAGGTCGGGATGAATCAGGGGAAGTAA
- a CDS encoding amino acid ABC transporter ATP-binding protein yields the protein MRNIVKAVGLNKYYDQFHALKDVSIEVEQGEVLCIIGPSGSGKSTLLRCVNQLEKIDKGGLWVDGELVGYRIVGNKLHELTDAQIARQRLSTGMVFQRFNLFPHMTALQNVIEGPIQVLKRSPKEANEEATELLARVGLADKRHSYPVELSGGQQQRVAIARALAMRPKLMLFDEPTSALDPELVGEVLSVMRDLAHSGMTMIVVTHELGFAREVSNRMVFMDGGQIVEAGTPEDILISPQNPRTQSFISAVRT from the coding sequence ATGAGAAACATCGTCAAAGCCGTCGGCCTGAACAAGTACTACGACCAGTTCCACGCCCTCAAAGACGTCAGCATTGAAGTCGAACAAGGCGAAGTCCTGTGCATCATCGGGCCCTCGGGATCGGGCAAGAGCACGCTGCTGCGGTGCGTCAATCAGCTCGAAAAAATCGACAAGGGCGGTTTGTGGGTCGACGGCGAACTGGTGGGCTACCGCATCGTCGGCAACAAACTGCACGAACTGACGGACGCTCAGATTGCCCGTCAGCGTTTGAGCACCGGCATGGTGTTTCAGCGCTTCAACCTCTTCCCGCACATGACCGCCTTGCAAAACGTGATCGAAGGCCCGATCCAGGTGCTCAAGCGCTCGCCCAAAGAGGCCAACGAGGAAGCCACCGAGTTACTGGCACGCGTCGGGCTGGCGGACAAGCGCCACTCCTACCCCGTCGAGCTCTCCGGCGGTCAGCAGCAGCGTGTCGCGATCGCTCGCGCCTTGGCGATGCGGCCCAAGCTGATGCTGTTCGACGAACCCACTTCCGCCCTCGATCCGGAGTTGGTGGGCGAGGTGTTGTCGGTAATGCGTGACCTGGCGCACAGCGGCATGACCATGATCGTCGTGACACACGAACTGGGCTTTGCCCGCGAAGTTTCCAACCGGATGGTGTTCATGGACGGCGGCCAGATTGTGGAGGCCGGCACCCCGGAAGACATTCTAATAAGCCCACAAAACCCAAGAACCCAAAGCTTCATTTCTGCCGTTCGCACTTAA